In the genome of Myroides phaeus, one region contains:
- a CDS encoding formimidoylglutamase: MNSQKIKLFKKADLIALTKFRSGEIKFGERIHTLESDANWEDELATIDAKYAIIGIPEDIGVKANLGRPGTATAWQSFLNSFLNIQHNRFCKGSWTTIVGHLDFEQEMAEARNLDTTSKEDRKRLCELVSCIDKEVSHTITKIVNAGKIPIIIGGGHNNAYGNIKGVALAKGKHINVINFDAHSDFRPLEGRHSGNGFSYAFEEGFLKNYFIFGLHENYTSKTIFADIKANADRVKYNTYEQIRIRKEKSFDTELITAQKHIDYNYYGIEIDLDAVPMIASSAITPTGFSAERLRQFIHFFGKSRNASYLHICEGAPSLDFEQNSHLVGKLIAYLVTDFMKSNMERL, encoded by the coding sequence ATGAATAGTCAAAAGATAAAATTATTCAAGAAAGCTGATTTAATTGCCCTTACAAAGTTTAGAAGTGGCGAAATTAAGTTTGGCGAGAGAATACATACCTTAGAATCAGATGCTAATTGGGAAGACGAATTAGCAACGATAGATGCAAAATACGCTATTATTGGTATTCCGGAAGACATTGGGGTTAAAGCAAACCTTGGTCGCCCTGGAACCGCTACAGCTTGGCAATCGTTTTTAAATAGTTTCCTCAATATTCAACACAACCGCTTTTGTAAGGGAAGTTGGACTACAATTGTTGGTCATTTAGACTTTGAACAAGAGATGGCTGAAGCGAGAAACTTAGACACAACAAGTAAAGAGGACAGAAAACGCTTGTGTGAATTGGTTTCTTGTATTGACAAAGAGGTATCTCATACAATTACCAAAATAGTTAATGCTGGTAAAATTCCGATTATTATTGGCGGAGGACATAACAATGCTTATGGTAATATCAAAGGAGTTGCTTTAGCAAAAGGGAAGCACATCAATGTCATTAACTTTGACGCGCATTCTGACTTCCGTCCTTTAGAAGGTCGCCATAGTGGTAATGGGTTTTCTTACGCCTTTGAAGAAGGGTTCTTGAAGAATTACTTCATTTTTGGACTACACGAAAACTATACTTCAAAGACTATATTTGCTGATATAAAGGCGAATGCAGACCGTGTGAAGTACAATACGTATGAGCAAATACGCATTAGAAAAGAAAAGTCTTTTGACACTGAGTTAATTACAGCTCAAAAGCACATAGACTATAATTACTATGGAATTGAGATTGATTTAGACGCGGTGCCAATGATTGCAAGTAGTGCCATTACACCAACAGGTTTCTCGGCTGAGCGATTACGTCAATTCATCCACTTCTTTGGAAAGTCGCGCAATGCAAGCTACCTACACATTTGTGAAGGAGCGCCGTCGTTAGACTTTGAACAAAACAGTCACTTAGTAGGTAAACTGATTGCTTATTTGGTAACTGATTTTATGAAATCAAATATGGAAAGACTTTAA
- the corA gene encoding magnesium/cobalt transporter CorA, producing the protein MRRVKYNKIRKLQGNYLEYSGDFPDVPISMQLFVYDENKFEEYNDLSLKEIEDILNAASPNAIKWFNLHGLHDIELLQEIGRFFNIESYIMAEILNFSRRTRVEELDDVMFFSVKAILPFKETDVTIDVEQVSFILKNEILLSFQEKKGDFFNVIRERIRTKTGLVRKRDSSYLLYALMESLMDSFLTVLDVVEDGVETVLIDAKTQYQRRTLVNIEGYTQELQDIKRAIIPLREVLYSLKTQHDKGNTDCIISKSSMVFFERLQFKSVELLDQIEYNLNKLDSATNFFFSAQSNRMNEIMKVLTIVSVIFIPLTFIVGVYGMNFENMPELKYENGYYWTLGGMFALVIVMILYFKWRKWF; encoded by the coding sequence GTGAGGCGAGTTAAATATAATAAAATAAGAAAACTTCAGGGCAATTATTTAGAATATTCAGGTGATTTTCCGGATGTTCCTATTTCAATGCAGTTATTTGTCTATGATGAAAACAAATTTGAGGAGTACAACGATTTGAGTTTAAAGGAAATAGAGGATATTCTGAATGCGGCAAGTCCAAATGCTATCAAATGGTTTAATTTACACGGATTACACGATATTGAGTTGCTTCAAGAGATAGGGCGTTTCTTTAATATCGAATCTTATATTATGGCGGAGATACTGAACTTTTCAAGACGTACGCGTGTTGAGGAGTTGGATGATGTTATGTTTTTTAGTGTCAAGGCAATTTTACCGTTTAAAGAAACGGATGTTACTATAGACGTAGAACAAGTTAGCTTTATCTTGAAAAACGAAATATTACTGTCGTTTCAAGAGAAGAAAGGCGATTTTTTCAATGTAATTAGAGAGCGTATTCGCACGAAAACGGGTTTAGTGCGCAAGCGTGATTCGAGTTATTTGTTGTACGCTTTAATGGAGTCGTTGATGGACAGCTTCCTGACGGTGTTAGATGTAGTTGAAGATGGGGTAGAGACGGTGTTAATAGATGCGAAGACGCAGTATCAAAGACGTACGTTGGTCAATATTGAAGGATATACGCAGGAGTTACAAGATATTAAACGAGCTATTATTCCACTGAGAGAGGTATTGTATAGTCTTAAAACCCAACACGACAAAGGAAATACGGATTGTATTATCAGCAAGTCGAGTATGGTATTTTTTGAGCGTTTACAGTTTAAATCGGTGGAGTTGCTTGATCAGATAGAGTATAACCTCAACAAATTAGACAGTGCTACAAACTTCTTCTTTTCAGCACAAAGCAACCGTATGAATGAGATTATGAAGGTATTGACAATAGTATCTGTCATCTTTATTCCCTTGACATTTATCGTTGGGGTGTACGGAATGAACTTTGAGAATATGCCAGAATTGAAGTATGAGAATGGGTATTATTGGACTTTAGGTGGAATGTTTGCCTTGGTTATCGTAATGATATTGTACTTCAAGTGGCGTAAATGGTTTTGA
- a CDS encoding c-type cytochrome, with the protein MDFPLFHLDWLNDRFLIAMIAIIHVFINHGLAVGFIPYITLLEQQGVVKSGRNEVTDLAWDATVHRMMMVGFVVTTTLGAMTGVGIWFSAALISPNSIGSLIRVFYWGWFTEWIVFVSEVVFIMIYFLTWKNSNKSLKAKQRHIRFGWFLSGFSWLTMAIIVAILGFMMDPGNWLTHHSFFNALTNPIYLPQLLFRTPTAMVIGGAFGLLLIMLFTKKDSLVRRPALKTTAIWILVWLPFSILASIYYYNVIPEAMTANMSTAVGTMDFAKYYNLLKYIILIATSSLAFLAVFILWKPKRVNFVMVLIPFILSLGFLGIFERVREFIRKPYVIGDYMYSNLIREEDYPLLQKEGILKHATYTGITEITDENRLEAGKDVFIIACSRCHTSQGINSIVYVFEKMYGFDKPLDINSMKAYIPNMHNGRTYMPPYPGNAEELDALAHYIFYLQLSGTSVQGAQSAGVKLNPGHSVEHFIELKTQE; encoded by the coding sequence ATGGATTTTCCTTTATTTCATTTAGACTGGTTGAATGATCGTTTCCTCATTGCGATGATAGCGATTATTCACGTATTCATTAACCACGGTTTAGCCGTAGGTTTTATTCCGTATATTACATTATTAGAACAACAAGGTGTTGTTAAAAGTGGCCGTAATGAAGTCACAGATTTAGCTTGGGACGCTACGGTTCACCGTATGATGATGGTGGGGTTTGTAGTTACCACTACTCTTGGTGCTATGACCGGAGTTGGTATTTGGTTCTCGGCTGCCTTGATTAGTCCAAACTCAATTGGTAGTTTAATCCGAGTATTTTATTGGGGCTGGTTTACAGAGTGGATTGTCTTCGTTTCAGAAGTTGTATTCATTATGATTTACTTCCTTACTTGGAAAAACTCAAACAAATCGCTTAAAGCAAAACAAAGACACATCCGTTTCGGTTGGTTCTTATCAGGATTCTCTTGGTTGACAATGGCAATCATTGTGGCAATCCTTGGATTTATGATGGACCCAGGTAACTGGTTAACACATCATTCGTTCTTCAACGCTTTAACAAACCCTATTTACTTACCTCAGCTTTTATTTAGAACACCTACTGCTATGGTTATTGGTGGTGCTTTTGGACTATTGCTTATTATGCTATTTACTAAAAAAGATAGCTTAGTGCGCAGACCTGCTCTAAAAACTACTGCTATCTGGATCTTAGTTTGGTTGCCTTTCTCAATCTTAGCGTCTATTTATTACTACAACGTAATTCCTGAAGCAATGACTGCTAATATGAGTACTGCTGTTGGTACAATGGACTTTGCGAAGTATTACAACTTATTAAAATACATCATACTTATTGCTACGAGTTCACTTGCTTTCTTAGCGGTGTTTATCTTGTGGAAACCAAAACGCGTAAACTTTGTTATGGTGTTAATTCCGTTCATCCTTTCATTAGGTTTCTTAGGAATCTTCGAACGTGTGAGAGAGTTTATCCGTAAACCTTACGTAATTGGAGACTATATGTACTCTAACTTAATTAGAGAAGAAGACTACCCGCTATTGCAAAAAGAAGGTATTTTAAAACACGCTACTTATACTGGTATTACTGAGATCACAGACGAAAACAGATTAGAAGCTGGTAAAGATGTATTTATAATTGCGTGTTCAAGATGTCACACAAGTCAAGGGATAAACTCAATCGTTTACGTATTCGAGAAAATGTATGGTTTTGACAAACCGTTAGACATCAATTCGATGAAAGCTTATATTCCGAATATGCACAACGGTAGAACGTATATGCCTCCTTACCCTGGAAATGCAGAAGAATTAGACGCTTTAGCACATTACATTTTTTACTTACAACTAAGTGGTACTTCTGTACAAGGGGCACAAAGCGCTGGGGTTAAACTAAACCCAGGACACTCAGTTGAACATTTTATTGAATTAAAAACACAAGAATAA
- a CDS encoding PIN domain-containing protein, with amino-acid sequence MREIKSILVDNSFVTRLLKSDDEYHDCVVEYYQYFLENKIEMYLSTIVISEYGVADNPDNLLELNSFRILEFDYGDAKISGNYFALLKGDETLREVEERKVIINDLKLFAQIQNRNIDAFITKDRKALSKMILPLKEHKGLAFKYFDLTVPLKDILGRLF; translated from the coding sequence ATGAGAGAGATAAAGAGTATTTTAGTAGATAATTCTTTTGTAACCAGATTGTTGAAATCTGATGATGAATACCATGATTGCGTAGTTGAATATTATCAGTACTTTTTGGAAAATAAGATTGAGATGTATTTGTCTACAATTGTAATTAGTGAGTATGGTGTAGCTGATAATCCCGATAATTTATTGGAGTTAAATAGTTTTCGCATATTAGAGTTTGATTATGGAGATGCTAAAATTTCTGGAAATTATTTTGCACTTTTGAAAGGTGATGAAACATTGAGAGAGGTTGAGGAAAGAAAGGTTATAATTAATGATTTAAAGTTGTTTGCTCAAATTCAAAATAGAAATATTGATGCTTTTATTACTAAAGATAGAAAAGCACTTTCTAAAATGATATTACCCTTAAAAGAGCATAAAGGCTTAGCATTTAAGTATTTTGATCTTACTGTTCCTTTGAAGGATATACTTGGTAGATTATTTTAA
- a CDS encoding sensor histidine kinase — translation MNLRNRLTLYSTITFGIVFCLASLLIFLAYYKRAQDNIFSELENTTLLSAIYYLEQDELPQNEHSVIRDQFRTTILSKNVAVINANNTVEFGQLIDDPNITDKILSLVRKNETFYFKKDNSFYYGMFYPDNQGDFVVFTKEPGTEYASQIKSLLLILGIVLLLGLMAIYLLSRYISNVAYKPIKNIVQQVNEVNYSNLEQGIAVPKTDDELEELITTYNKLLARLSESFLVQKNFINYVSHEFKTPLTAISGSLEVFAQKERSPEEYKQVTQEALDNVYKIESILSNLLLLSGLKNAEHQSQLVRIDELIWDINEALHNKLTEFKTQLHIDIQVNDFSLLEFKGNETLIHLALYNIIENAIKYSNNNPVEIVLKSVNGRLNVVVTDHGKGIAPDDLTFIKQTFYRGKNVGNIKGSGIGLSLATIIFDQHSIGFDIQSSLKNGTVITLTF, via the coding sequence ATGAATTTACGCAACCGCTTGACGCTTTATAGTACGATTACCTTTGGTATTGTATTCTGTTTGGCTTCTCTACTGATATTTTTGGCTTACTACAAACGAGCACAAGACAATATCTTTAGTGAGCTTGAGAATACAACCCTGCTTTCGGCTATCTACTATTTAGAACAAGACGAGTTGCCTCAAAATGAGCATTCAGTTATTCGCGACCAATTTAGGACTACTATCCTAAGTAAGAACGTGGCTGTTATCAATGCTAATAACACAGTGGAGTTTGGTCAACTAATTGACGACCCAAATATTACAGATAAGATCCTGTCGTTAGTACGCAAGAATGAAACCTTCTATTTTAAAAAGGACAACTCTTTTTACTACGGAATGTTTTACCCTGATAATCAAGGTGATTTTGTGGTCTTTACAAAAGAACCCGGTACTGAATATGCCTCTCAAATCAAGAGTTTACTACTGATATTGGGTATTGTTTTACTATTGGGATTAATGGCTATTTACCTATTAAGTCGCTATATCTCTAATGTGGCGTACAAGCCGATTAAGAATATAGTACAACAGGTAAACGAAGTAAACTACTCAAACTTAGAGCAAGGAATTGCTGTGCCTAAAACAGATGATGAGTTAGAAGAACTTATCACAACGTACAACAAGCTATTGGCTCGTTTGTCTGAAAGTTTCCTTGTACAAAAGAACTTCATCAACTATGTGTCTCACGAATTTAAAACTCCGCTTACGGCAATTAGCGGAAGCTTAGAGGTATTTGCACAAAAAGAACGCTCTCCTGAAGAATATAAACAGGTAACCCAAGAGGCATTAGACAATGTTTATAAGATTGAAAGCATCTTATCTAACTTGCTGCTATTATCGGGGTTAAAAAATGCAGAACACCAGTCACAGCTTGTGCGTATAGACGAATTGATATGGGATATTAATGAGGCATTGCACAATAAGCTAACGGAGTTTAAAACACAACTGCACATTGATATACAAGTAAACGACTTCTCGTTGTTAGAGTTCAAAGGGAATGAAACGTTGATTCACCTGGCATTGTACAACATCATTGAAAATGCCATTAAATACTCTAATAACAATCCGGTTGAGATTGTATTAAAGTCTGTCAATGGTCGCCTGAACGTTGTGGTTACAGACCACGGCAAGGGTATTGCCCCTGACGATTTAACCTTTATCAAACAAACATTTTATCGCGGTAAGAATGTAGGGAATATCAAAGGAAGTGGTATTGGGTTATCACTTGCTACAATTATCTTTGACCAACATAGTATAGGCTTTGATATACAGTCGTCTCTAAAGAATGGTACTGTTATCACATTGACGTTTTAG
- a CDS encoding response regulator transcription factor, with product MNILLVEDDTRISDFIVKGLEENGMRVELAQTGEHARELILNGEWDLILMDIMLPGIDGIQLTKMIRFKKNYTPILMLSALSETSDKISALDGGADDYLTKPFHFSELISRINALTRRTKFNYEKREHVYVCRDLKLDPEKHLVMQGDKQIDLSPREYKLLLFLLENKDKVVSRMQILERVWGIQFDTNTNVVDVYISYLRNKLDESQGKMIHTIKGTGYMLQE from the coding sequence GTGAATATACTATTAGTTGAGGATGACACACGCATTAGCGATTTCATCGTAAAGGGTTTAGAGGAAAACGGAATGAGAGTTGAACTCGCACAAACGGGTGAGCACGCAAGAGAGCTTATCTTAAATGGAGAGTGGGACTTAATCTTGATGGACATTATGCTGCCGGGCATTGATGGTATTCAGTTGACTAAAATGATTCGTTTTAAGAAGAACTACACGCCTATTCTAATGTTGAGCGCTTTGAGTGAAACCTCAGACAAAATCTCTGCTTTAGACGGTGGTGCTGATGATTACTTGACTAAACCGTTTCACTTTAGCGAGTTGATTTCTCGTATTAATGCACTGACAAGACGTACGAAGTTTAACTACGAAAAAAGGGAACACGTTTATGTATGCCGCGATTTAAAGCTTGACCCAGAAAAACACCTTGTAATGCAAGGAGATAAACAAATAGACTTGTCTCCTCGTGAATACAAATTGCTGTTGTTCTTGTTGGAAAACAAAGACAAGGTCGTGTCGAGAATGCAAATTCTGGAACGCGTGTGGGGTATTCAGTTTGACACCAATACAAATGTAGTAGATGTGTATATCTCTTATTTGAGAAATAAACTGGATGAATCACAAGGCAAAATGATTCACACGATCAAAGGAACGGGTTATATGTTACAAGAATAA
- a CDS encoding class I SAM-dependent methyltransferase — MNCTLCHTPLVDKIDPEYFQCPTCKAYVKDETLYFNQEKEKQHYECHNNDVNDIGYQKFTSPITNTILEQCSATMLGLDFGCGKGPVITKQLVDKGYQVKLYDPYFYPDMDYLNHRYDYIFSCEVFEHFYNPFEEIVKLTDLLHSGGLLVVMTHQYTGQQPFDKWYYRKDQTHVFIYTPQTITYIANKFGYHIESQTERMFVLRKK; from the coding sequence ATGAACTGCACCTTGTGTCACACACCGCTTGTTGATAAAATCGATCCTGAATACTTTCAATGTCCTACTTGTAAGGCGTATGTAAAAGACGAAACACTCTATTTTAACCAAGAGAAAGAGAAACAACACTACGAGTGTCACAACAACGATGTGAACGATATTGGATACCAAAAATTCACTTCACCGATTACCAATACCATCTTAGAACAGTGCTCAGCAACAATGTTGGGACTCGACTTTGGCTGTGGTAAAGGTCCGGTTATCACCAAGCAATTGGTTGACAAAGGATACCAAGTAAAACTATACGACCCCTATTTTTATCCAGATATGGATTACCTCAACCACCGCTATGACTACATCTTTAGTTGTGAGGTATTTGAACACTTTTACAACCCTTTTGAAGAAATTGTAAAACTAACCGATTTGTTGCATTCGGGAGGATTATTAGTAGTTATGACTCACCAATACACAGGACAACAACCCTTTGACAAGTGGTATTACCGCAAAGACCAAACCCACGTGTTTATCTACACCCCACAAACAATCACATACATTGCCAACAAATTCGGATACCACATTGAATCACAAACAGAAAGAATGTTTGTATTGAGAAAAAAGTAG
- the hutI gene encoding imidazolonepropionase: MTILLKNIKEILQVRNQHIDKLEGQEMKTLPVLENAFLLIENDIIKDFGPMSDCPTADFDEVIDVTGKTVLPTWVDSHTHLVYAGNRELEFVDRINGLSYEEIFNRGGGILNSAKKLQELSEEELYEQSRKRLEEVIQQGTGAVEIKSGYGLTLEAELKMLRVIKKLKDNYPIEIKATFLGAHAFPTAYKDNHKGYIDLLVDEMIPAIAKEGLAEYVDAFLETGYFSCEETERIIQAGQKHGMIAKVHVNQFTAIGGIEMCVKNGALSVDHLEIVTDEDIAILKGSKTMPVALPTCSFFISIPYTPARKMIDAGLPIALASDSNPGTTPSGNMNFVVSTACIKMKMTPEEAINAATINGAYAMGVGQDYGSITKGKKASLIITKPLHSFYELPYAFGSNNIEQVILNGKLQ; this comes from the coding sequence ATGACTATACTACTGAAAAACATCAAGGAAATTCTACAAGTTAGAAATCAACATATCGACAAATTAGAAGGACAAGAAATGAAAACACTACCTGTGCTTGAAAATGCTTTCCTTTTAATTGAAAACGACATCATTAAAGACTTTGGTCCGATGAGCGATTGTCCGACTGCTGATTTTGACGAGGTAATTGATGTTACGGGTAAAACTGTTTTACCAACTTGGGTAGATAGCCACACTCACTTAGTATATGCTGGCAACAGAGAGTTGGAGTTTGTAGATCGAATCAACGGATTGAGTTACGAGGAAATATTCAATCGCGGAGGGGGAATTTTAAACTCAGCTAAGAAGTTACAAGAACTTTCAGAAGAAGAATTATACGAACAATCGCGCAAACGCTTAGAGGAGGTTATCCAACAAGGTACAGGTGCGGTTGAAATAAAGTCTGGATACGGACTTACATTAGAAGCGGAACTAAAAATGCTTAGGGTAATCAAGAAGTTGAAAGACAACTACCCTATTGAAATAAAAGCTACGTTTTTAGGGGCTCACGCATTCCCAACAGCGTATAAGGACAACCACAAAGGATACATCGATTTACTGGTTGATGAAATGATTCCAGCTATCGCAAAAGAAGGGTTGGCGGAATATGTAGATGCTTTCTTAGAAACAGGATACTTCTCTTGTGAAGAAACAGAACGCATTATTCAAGCAGGACAAAAACACGGAATGATTGCTAAAGTACACGTTAACCAATTTACGGCTATTGGCGGAATTGAAATGTGTGTGAAGAATGGTGCCTTGTCAGTTGACCACTTGGAAATAGTAACCGATGAAGATATTGCTATCTTAAAAGGGAGTAAAACAATGCCTGTAGCCCTACCTACGTGTTCGTTCTTTATTTCGATTCCGTACACACCAGCACGTAAAATGATTGACGCTGGATTGCCGATTGCCTTAGCCTCTGACTCAAACCCAGGAACTACACCTTCAGGTAATATGAACTTTGTAGTATCTACGGCTTGTATTAAGATGAAAATGACTCCAGAAGAGGCTATTAATGCCGCTACAATAAACGGGGCTTATGCTATGGGCGTTGGACAAGATTATGGTAGTATCACAAAAGGGAAAAAGGCAAGTTTGATTATCACGAAACCATTGCACTCTTTTTACGAATTGCCATACGCATTTGGTAGTAACAACATTGAGCAGGTTATCTTAAACGGAAAGTTGCAATAA
- a CDS encoding Fic family protein, with product MSSYIHNLKKWPDFQWDEEDLITLLSEVRNLQGKLMGKIELLGFELQDEANLETLIQDVVQSSEIEGEVLNPEQVRSSIATRLGLENSGIEHSDRHIDGIVDMMLDATQNESKKLTEERLFGWHSALFPTGRSGMHKIKVGDWREGDMQVVSGGMGREIVHYEAPKPSRLSMEMSEFIDWFNNFSEIDSIIKASIAHLWFLTIHPFDDGNGRIARAIADMQLSKSDGVNQRFYSMSMQIKDKKKSYYTILERTQRGDLDITDWIVWFLERLKEAIIDSNVIIDKVIRKHQFWMRNAIKVGNDRQRLMLNKLIEGFEGNLTTSKWAKIAKTSQDSALRDITDLVEKNILIKAGAGGRSTHYTLNW from the coding sequence ATGTCAAGTTATATACATAATCTGAAAAAATGGCCTGATTTCCAATGGGATGAAGAAGATTTAATTACTTTATTGAGTGAAGTTCGAAACTTGCAGGGCAAATTAATGGGTAAGATAGAATTATTAGGTTTTGAATTGCAAGATGAAGCTAATTTAGAAACCTTGATTCAAGATGTTGTTCAGTCGTCTGAAATTGAAGGAGAGGTGCTAAATCCTGAGCAAGTACGTTCTTCTATTGCAACTCGTCTAGGGCTTGAAAATTCAGGTATAGAACATTCTGATAGACATATTGATGGTATAGTTGATATGATGCTTGATGCCACTCAGAATGAGAGTAAAAAATTGACAGAAGAACGGTTGTTTGGCTGGCATTCAGCTTTGTTTCCAACAGGAAGAAGTGGTATGCATAAAATTAAAGTTGGTGACTGGCGAGAGGGAGATATGCAAGTTGTTTCAGGTGGTATGGGAAGAGAAATAGTCCATTATGAAGCACCAAAACCTTCGCGTTTATCGATGGAAATGAGTGAGTTTATAGATTGGTTTAACAATTTTTCTGAGATAGATTCGATTATAAAAGCAAGCATCGCTCATTTATGGTTTTTGACAATACATCCATTTGACGATGGAAATGGTCGTATAGCTAGAGCAATAGCAGATATGCAGTTGTCTAAATCAGATGGTGTTAATCAACGATTTTATAGTATGTCTATGCAAATAAAGGATAAGAAAAAGTCTTACTATACAATATTAGAACGTACCCAGAGAGGCGACTTGGATATTACAGATTGGATAGTTTGGTTTTTAGAACGATTAAAAGAGGCGATAATTGACTCAAATGTAATTATTGATAAAGTAATAAGGAAACATCAATTTTGGATGAGAAATGCTATTAAAGTAGGTAATGATAGACAACGTTTGATGTTGAATAAGTTGATAGAAGGCTTTGAAGGTAATTTAACAACGAGTAAGTGGGCAAAAATAGCAAAGACATCACAAGATTCTGCTTTGAGGGATATTACTGATTTAGTAGAAAAAAACATACTTATAAAAGCAGGGGCAGGAGGGAGAAGTACACATTATACTTTAAATTGGTAA
- a CDS encoding c-type cytochrome, which produces MNTPLPKDIPLDLPLPEWLLVVLLVVSFLAHIVFVNLMVGGSITTLWAEIKGLKNKEYDTLAKEIAATITVNKSMAVVLGVAPLLSINALYTIYFYTANSLTGIMWILIIPLVVIAFLLTYLHKYAWEAMKNMKYLHIAIMALAVLIFLFIPLIFLVNINLMLFPEKWTTIHGFLSALTLPNVFPRYFHFLCASLALTGLFIAWYMGRKNYPFEEYFQVFTRAKVKRIGYQIAIGASGAQFLFGPIVLATLPSKGVNWGLMAVILPGVAIAAYSVYWMWQTLKGKDEDLDKHFYKIVISMGIVVLFMGSGRHVYRANALNPHRELMAQKTEQFLEASRKAREEAANQEAEEAQAIAEAEQSGDTTAKGKAVFNSYCAACHKVDSQLVGPPVTEMRSIYEGDKKDLIKWIKSPGKKRPDAPQMPPFPQINDQDMEDLTEFILNI; this is translated from the coding sequence ATGAATACTCCATTACCAAAAGATATTCCTTTAGACTTACCACTACCAGAATGGCTACTTGTCGTTTTATTAGTAGTTTCTTTCTTAGCTCACATTGTATTTGTCAATTTGATGGTAGGTGGTTCTATAACTACGTTATGGGCCGAAATAAAAGGACTTAAAAACAAAGAATACGATACGTTAGCAAAAGAGATTGCCGCTACAATTACGGTAAATAAAAGTATGGCTGTTGTACTTGGGGTTGCTCCTCTTTTAAGTATTAACGCTTTATATACTATCTACTTTTATACCGCTAACTCCCTAACAGGAATTATGTGGATACTAATTATTCCGTTAGTAGTGATTGCTTTCTTATTGACTTATTTACATAAATATGCGTGGGAGGCTATGAAAAACATGAAGTATTTACACATTGCTATTATGGCATTGGCGGTACTTATCTTCCTTTTCATTCCACTAATATTCTTAGTAAACATCAATTTAATGCTGTTCCCTGAGAAATGGACTACTATTCACGGATTCCTTTCTGCTTTAACTCTGCCAAACGTATTCCCAAGATACTTCCACTTCTTGTGTGCCTCGCTTGCCTTAACTGGTTTATTCATTGCGTGGTATATGGGACGTAAGAACTATCCTTTTGAAGAATACTTCCAAGTATTTACAAGAGCAAAAGTAAAACGTATTGGTTACCAAATTGCAATCGGTGCTTCTGGAGCTCAGTTCTTATTCGGACCTATTGTATTAGCTACATTACCTTCAAAAGGGGTTAATTGGGGATTAATGGCTGTTATCCTTCCTGGAGTTGCTATTGCTGCTTACTCTGTTTACTGGATGTGGCAAACACTGAAAGGAAAAGATGAGGATTTAGACAAACATTTCTACAAAATTGTTATTTCAATGGGAATTGTAGTCTTGTTTATGGGTAGTGGACGTCACGTTTACCGTGCAAATGCATTAAACCCACACCGTGAGTTAATGGCTCAGAAAACAGAACAATTCTTAGAAGCTTCAAGAAAAGCGAGAGAAGAAGCTGCTAATCAAGAAGCTGAAGAAGCGCAAGCTATTGCAGAAGCAGAACAATCAGGAGATACTACAGCTAAAGGTAAAGCTGTTTTCAACTCATACTGTGCTGCTTGTCATAAAGTAGACTCACAATTAGTAGGTCCTCCTGTAACTGAAATGAGAAGTATTTATGAAGGAGATAAAAAAGACTTAATCAAATGGATTAAATCACCAGGTAAAAAACGTCCTGATGCTCCTCAAATGCCACCATTCCCACAGATTAACGACCAGGATATGGAGGATTTAACAGAATTTATTTTAAACATTTAA